The region CTACCTTCAATATCTATCGCAAGAGTCTTCTCATTATTCAATACTACAGAACCTATACCATCACCCAGAAAACAGTCTGTCACTCTTCCGAAAACCTCCAGATATCTGAAACTTCCAAACTCCTCACCATATATCACGAAGCTTCTTCTACCTAGTTCTAATCCTACCACTGCGATGCCATCAGATCTTCTTACGCAGAAGTTTTTAATATCATATATTTTGTCGTTAAGTACCGCAGTTTTCCTCCTACTAGATATGAAGAGGATTCCTAATTCTCTAAAGTATACTGCTTCAAAGTATCTTACCGAAGAGATCTTATGTATGATATTGTTCTCATCAAAGTTCCTATAGAATTCTATCTCTCTACTCTCAGGTCTGTATACAGCAATCAGATCTTTGAATAAATATACTGGAATACCTCTTGATATTCTCGCCATAATAGAGCATTCACCTTCGCTACAACTTACTATTACTCCATTCAAATAATAGATCCATTCTCCTAATTGCGTGTCTATGCTGATATAAGGTCTTCTAATGATCCTCGGTTCACTTCTTCCATCAATATGAATAAGTCCGGGTCTATATGACGAGAAGTTTATTCTCAGATCTCTTGAAAGCAGTTCAATAGGTATGTAGAGACTTCTAAAATCTACCAGTTTATAAGGTTTTCTAATTTTAACAGCATTCATGACGCTCATCGAAGGGAACCTCCCATAAGTATTAGGTAAAATATAAGCTGTAGAGATCCGATGAAACCATTTAGAAGTTCATCGAATAAGATTTTTGATGCTACCAGTGATGATGATATAAGTGCTATAACGGATAGATCTATTATGATCTCTTTATTCATTATGATTCCAGCCACCTGCGAGAAGAGTAGTGGTTGCATGAAAACTATTATAAGTGAGAACAGGTTATGGATCATATAGTTTCTATATGAAGAGTATAATTCAAGAATCTTTTCACAGAACTTATCATAGAGATCGCTAGCTATACTTCCAGCTTCTCTCATGAATCTCATAGCGAATAATATATAACCGCTTAACCATGTTCTGAAACTTCTCTTAAGCTTTTGATCTTCATTGAAATTACCTAGATCCTTGAAAACCCTTACATGAGACTGAGATCCTATTATAAGATTCCTGACTAGCATTAGTTCTCTCAAAATATCTACAAAGAGTTTTACCGATGGTATGCTAGCTATGAGTATAGCAAGCGAGTATAGCCCGAGATTAGAGATCACAAACTCTTTCACAGAAGATATAGCTTTAAATCCGCTACCCATAAGGATCAGAATTGCCGGGGTTATTAGAAGAGATAAAGAGATGTAACCTGATAGAGAAGCTATTCTACTTCTTCTTATAATCCTCATAGGCATAGGATGTCTAGGTATTATCAATGATAGTATTAGAGATATCGCAAGCATGAGAGTTTCAGAATACATCACTATATAAACCCCGTAGATCACTGAGAGAGTTGTTACTATTATAGCTACTATGGTATAGACTGTTAGAATCATTGTAAGAATACTGACTTTAGCTGATATGATTCTCTTATACCTGGCGTCAAGCTCTCTCATTATATCTTCAAGGAGTATCTCTAGATATACTCTCTGAGTTCCAAGAGATCTGTTCACAAGATAGTTTCTCATGATTTTTCTAAGCATTCCAGGAAGTATATTCTCTGACATAAGCCTTAGAGCTTCTGTAAAACCTGTGAATCTAGCTAAATTTCTTGCTTTGACAGCTATCTTTCTAGATGCTGTGAATATTCTGTACTCTCTAGAGTATTCTGAGATTTTATTCATAAGATAACCTATTTCATCACCTGATGAAGGAGATGAAGATGCTAATAGAATTAGATATGGAGTCTCTTCTTCAAGATCTCTCTTAAACTCTATGTATCTTATGAGGGGATTTAGGAGGAAGTATGAGAGAATCAGTGTGAAGGTTAGAAGAGTCATCTTAAGTGGTGCTGTATAAGTCCAGGCTGCGAACATTGTCTCGGGTAGTAGTATCAGGATTGATAGTAGCGTTGCCACTCCTATCATTATATAAGCTCCTCTCCTATACACCCTCAGATCTAGAGTTGGCTTGACTATGATATAGATCCTTTTAAGACCTAGAAGAATTTTTTGAGCATTAAGCATGCTAAATACCACTTCTAATAACTTTCGGCACTTTTCTTCAAGGCTTCTCCCAGGTGGTAGCTTCTATAGATAATACTACGCTTGTTAAGATCCTCAAGATAATTATAGATCCTTCTAATTCTTATACTATTAATCCCAGGTATTATCTCATCTATGAACTTAAGGATCCTCTTATTATTCTCAATACCCAGCACCGCTATAGATCTGATAGACGACACCTGATAAGGCTTGAGAGATATAGGTGGAGACATAAGTCTCGTAATAACTTCTCGAGAAGATCCTCCGTGAAACGTTGTTAAAGCTCCTAAACCCATGTTAAGAGCTTGAGCAAGGATCTTAGCTTCAGCGCCTCTGGTCTCACCTATGACGATAATCTTGTTTACGGAAGACCTTAGAGCAGCCTTGGTGAGGATATACTGATCCACTCTGGCTATACCTGTCTCATAAGTAGTGTATTTAACCCAACTACTATCTTGAGGGATCTCGATCTCTGGCGTATCTTCTATTATTATAACCTTCCAATTTCTAGGCACATAAGAATTAAGTATAGCTCTAAGGAGAGTTGTCTTACCACTTCCCGGAGCCCCTGCTATAACTAGGGATCCTCTTCTTAGTATTAATTCTCTGAAGTACTCTGCGACAGCTTCATTTATCATCTCTCTTCTAATGAGATCATCGATCGTTATTTTTCGCAAGATATTCTTTCTAATGGTCACTTCAATTCTTTCACCCGCCACACTAGGTCCTACGAGATGAACTCTATGACCTCCATCTTCTGTTGGTAGTTGTATGTCTAGTATGGGATTTACATGTGATATCGCCTTACCAACCTTGCTTGCTATAAGCTGTTGAATTTCTATAAGTTCACTGATATTTTCGATTCTAACATTAGACCTAACAAGATCCACCCTGGGATCTATTGATGTTATAAATGAATGTCTAACCCATATAGGTCCGACACCCGATATGCTTATATCTTCAACATAAGGATCTT is a window of Sulfolobales archaeon DNA encoding:
- a CDS encoding type II/IV secretion system ATPase subunit, yielding MSRWKKMNLFNKINFFSRFFSSPRLKELQDNSIYRESDSSKQYILPGGDIPEENYEELLEYDLGIYRISLAKINDEYMYLVRIQDRYRDLESRFRHRIRSLKEEFILRLSDTHVMKERELREIIEKYNGFNDESEFIFYILKEELGYKKLQVFLEDPYVEDISISGVGPIWVRHSFITSIDPRVDLVRSNVRIENISELIEIQQLIASKVGKAISHVNPILDIQLPTEDGGHRVHLVGPSVAGERIEVTIRKNILRKITIDDLIRREMINEAVAEYFRELILRRGSLVIAGAPGSGKTTLLRAILNSYVPRNWKVIIIEDTPEIEIPQDSSWVKYTTYETGIARVDQYILTKAALRSSVNKIIVIGETRGAEAKILAQALNMGLGALTTFHGGSSREVITRLMSPPISLKPYQVSSIRSIAVLGIENNKRILKFIDEIIPGINSIRIRRIYNYLEDLNKRSIIYRSYHLGEALKKSAESY